One window of Nicotiana tomentosiformis chromosome 11, ASM39032v3, whole genome shotgun sequence genomic DNA carries:
- the LOC138900799 gene encoding uncharacterized protein, producing MLLQITYQDKATQTEPDNTMENLLLAMTTLCKKVESIEEEIQIIKKTASGQQHDLKNAEIRRSEVSKIPELEGDVEKHLKTHSSLLNAVAGSSTASSLSAKKKEEIKPRYTNTNMNNLFSKPFIQKNIQNTQKEIFLPPQINTYKESLNQAKKTYNHITRTYIDNIYKIQNFLNKNPRSQTTQNPDEDYITHYLTGYNKLIALPNTNAKLVATCYNYGLLDTVYTQTGQEIATIPEVYRAFMQYKRITKGTLFYIRFYSATAEILYEEIKPIIQVIKIGLTREMLVPEKIEEQEEIEKINIPDFYANKRIIGISTILNELANNYLNQNAIWSYYSREQTMIYSNCREIREPDMEELRQWVLSLLKPEQSTTTRAIRTNFISPELLTRYCKLISHKYPDHICSKCKGEDNIVPDVQLE from the coding sequence atgttgttgcagattacttatcaagacaaagctacccaaactgaaccagataatacaatggaaaatctactcttagctatgactacactttgtaaaaaagtggaaagcatagaagaagagatacagataataaagaaaacagctagtggtcagcagcatgacttgaaaaatgcggagataagacgatcggaagtctctaaaattccagagctagaaggtgacgttgagaaacacctaaaaactcatagcagtttgttaaatgcagttgcaggaagcagcacagctagcagtttatctgcaaagaaaaaggaagaaattaaacctagatatacaaatacaaatatgaacaatctattttcaaaaccattcatacagaaaaatatccaaaatacccagaaagaaatattcctaccaccacagataaacacctacaaagaaagcctaaaccaagccaaaaagacatacaaccatataacccgtacatatatagacaacatatataaaatacaaaacttcctaaacaaaaatccaagatcccaaactacccaaaatccagatgaagattatattactcattatctaacaggatataataaactaatagcattaccaaatacaaatgcaaaactagtaGCCACTTGCTACAATTACGGATTACTAGATACAGTATATACACAGACAGGACAAGAAATAGCTACCATACCAGAAGTATACAGAGCATTTATGCAGTACAAAAGAATAACCAAAGGAACACTATTCTATATACGATTCTATTCAGCTACAGCAGAGATACTATATGAAGAAATAAAACCcatcatacaagttatcaagatcggacttacaagAGAAATGCTAGTACcggaaaaaatagaagaacaagaagaaatagaaaaaataaatattccagacttttatgcaaataaaaggattatcggaatatccactatactaaatgaactagcaaacaactacctaaaccagaatgctatttggagttattattcaagagaacagacaatgatatattcaaactgtagagaaatacgagaaccagatatggaagaattaagacaatgggtcttaagtcttttgaagccagaacaatctacaaccacaagagctataaggacaaattttatttctccagaattattaacaagatattgcaagttaatcagtcacaaatatccagatcacatatgctcaaaatgcaaaggagaagataatattgttccagacgtacaattggaataa
- the LOC104089945 gene encoding uncharacterized protein, whose amino-acid sequence MLLQITYQDKATQTEPDNTMKNLLLAMTTLCKKVESIEEEIQIIKKTASGQQHDLKNAEIRRSEVSKIPELEGDVEKHLKTHNSLLNAVAGSSTASSLSAKKKEEIKPRYTNTNMNNLFSKPFIQKNIQNTQKEIFLPPQINTYKESLNQAKKTYNHITRTYIDNIYKIQNFLNKNPRSQTTQNPDEDYITHYLTGYNKLIALPNTNAKLVATCYNYGLLDTVYTQTGQEIATIPEVYRAFMQYKRITKGTLFYIRFYSATAEILYEEIKPIIQVIKIGLTREMLVPEKIEEQEEIEKINIPDFYANKRIIGISTILNELANNYLNQNAIWSYYSREQTMIYSNCREIREPDMEELRQWVLSLLKPEQSTTTRAIRTNFISPELLTRYCKLISHKYPDHICSKCKGEDNIVPDVQLE is encoded by the coding sequence atgttgttgcagattacttatcaagacaaagctacccaaactgaaccagataatacaatgaaaaatctactcttagctatgactacactttgtaaaaaagtggaaagcatagaagaagagatacagataataaagaaaacagctagtggtcagcagcatgacttgaaaaatgcggagataagacgatcggaagtctctaaaattccagagctagaaggtgacgttgagaaacacctaaaaactcataacagtttgttaaatgcagttgcaggaagcagcacagctagcagtttatctgcaaagaaaaaggaagaaattaaacctagatatacaaatacaaatatgaacaatctattttcaaaaccattcatacagaaaaatatccaaaatacccagaaagaaatattcctaccaccacagataaacacctacaaagaaagcctaaaccaagccaaaaagacatacaaccatataacccgtacatatatagacaacatatataaaatacaaaacttcctaaacaaaaatccaagatcccaaactacccaaaatccagatgaagattatattactcattatctaacaggatataataaactaatagcattaccaaatacaaatgcaaaactagtaGCCACTTGCTACAATTACGGATTACTAGATACAGTATATACACAGACAGGACAAGAAATAGCTACCATACCAGAAGTATACAGAGCATTTATGCAGTACAAAAGAATAACCAAAGGAACACTATTCTATATACGATTCTATTCAGCTACAGCAGAGATACTATATGAAGAAATAAAACCcatcatacaagttatcaagatcggacttacaagAGAAATGCTAGTACcggaaaaaatagaagaacaagaagaaatagaaaaaataaatattccagacttttatgcaaataaaaggattatcggaatatccactatactaaatgaactagcaaacaactacctaaaccagaatgctatttggagttattattcaagagaacagacaatgatatattcaaactgcagagaaatacgagaaccagatatggaagaattaagacaatgggtcttaagtcttttgaagccagaacaatctacaaccacaagagctataaggacaaattttatttctccagaattattaacaagatattgcaagttaatcagtcacaaatatccagatcacatatgctcaaaatgcaaaggagaagataatattgttccagacgtacaattggaataa